The following are from one region of the Candidatus Methylomirabilota bacterium genome:
- a CDS encoding ATP-binding protein: protein MSPLAETSRDQGKRKRNLLIISAVLVVLVLASSFEFALRAPQLPVASNLVVLALLNLNVIVFLLLLVLLFRNLVKLGFEHRQKGIGARFKVKLVLAFLSLALVPSILIFIIASNFITTSIEGWFKPQVEKPLDQALEVAQTYYQTLESTALRHGRFMARVVEREGLMSETQREPLEAFLGEQRERLALSAITLFDRKSNEILHVKDPAMGSMGTRAIAQGKIAQGLGGQEVTTVQELENGDMIQAVVPVRDLDREVIGSLVVSIHVAQRLENRLRGISQAFQEYKQLKLLKNPIKGIYILLFLLMTLIIVFSATWFGLYLARGITEPIQMLAEGTREVAAGNLAYKVQARADDEIGILVDSFNQMTSDLASSKAKLEAAYADLQAKHGEMEMRRSYTETVLGAVATGVVSLDPAGRITTINGAAERMLGIPASSVQGLSASVALRRPDYAEISALVARMARLGEGTVEREVHLRRDGQAITLLASATALKGPDGADMGMVLVFDDLTELLKAQRLAAWREVAQRIAHEIKNPLTPIQLSAQRLRRRLAGDRSADEKRLLDEATGTIIQEVDGLKQLVDEFSRFARMPALALRSTDLARLLDGVCVLYRESHPALGIKSAFSTELPPIEVDPNQIKRAVLNLVENAVEAVGVTGEVLVETVWLAESRRARIMVSDTGPGISPEDKERLFVPYFSTKATGMGLGLAIVHQIVTDHGGSIWVEDNLPQGSRFVIELPAGRLAAAAAPLQV from the coding sequence GTGAGCCCGCTCGCCGAGACCTCCCGAGACCAGGGCAAGCGCAAGCGCAACCTGCTCATCATCAGCGCGGTGCTGGTGGTGCTGGTCCTGGCCTCGTCCTTCGAGTTCGCGCTGCGGGCCCCCCAGCTGCCGGTCGCGTCGAATCTCGTCGTGCTGGCGCTGCTGAACCTCAACGTCATCGTCTTCTTGCTGCTCCTCGTCCTTCTCTTCCGCAACCTCGTCAAGCTCGGCTTCGAGCATCGGCAGAAGGGCATCGGCGCCCGCTTCAAGGTGAAGCTGGTCCTCGCCTTTCTGTCCCTCGCGCTGGTGCCGAGCATCCTCATCTTCATCATCGCCTCCAACTTCATCACCACCTCGATCGAGGGCTGGTTCAAGCCGCAGGTCGAGAAGCCCCTGGACCAGGCCCTCGAGGTCGCTCAGACCTACTACCAGACGCTCGAGAGCACCGCCCTTCGCCACGGACGCTTCATGGCCCGCGTGGTGGAGCGGGAGGGGCTCATGTCGGAGACGCAGCGCGAGCCGCTCGAGGCCTTCCTCGGCGAGCAGCGTGAGCGGCTCGCCCTCTCCGCGATCACCCTCTTCGACCGGAAGAGCAACGAGATCCTGCACGTGAAGGACCCCGCCATGGGCTCGATGGGCACGCGCGCCATCGCCCAGGGCAAGATCGCGCAGGGGCTGGGCGGCCAGGAAGTGACGACCGTGCAGGAGCTGGAGAACGGCGACATGATCCAGGCCGTCGTGCCCGTGCGCGACCTGGATCGCGAGGTGATCGGCAGCCTCGTCGTCTCCATCCATGTGGCCCAGCGCCTCGAGAACCGCCTGCGCGGCATCAGCCAGGCCTTCCAGGAATACAAGCAGCTCAAGCTGCTGAAGAATCCCATCAAGGGCATCTACATCCTGCTGTTCCTCTTGATGACGCTGATCATCGTGTTCTCCGCCACCTGGTTCGGCCTCTACCTCGCGCGCGGCATCACCGAGCCCATCCAGATGCTGGCGGAGGGAACACGAGAAGTCGCCGCGGGCAACCTCGCCTACAAGGTGCAGGCGCGCGCCGACGACGAGATCGGCATCCTGGTGGACTCCTTCAACCAGATGACGAGCGACCTCGCCTCGTCCAAGGCGAAGCTCGAGGCCGCGTACGCCGACCTCCAGGCCAAGCACGGCGAGATGGAGATGCGCCGGAGCTACACCGAGACCGTGCTGGGCGCGGTGGCCACCGGCGTGGTCTCGCTCGATCCCGCCGGGCGCATCACGACGATCAACGGGGCGGCCGAGCGCATGCTGGGGATCCCCGCGAGCAGCGTCCAGGGCCTCTCCGCCAGCGTGGCGCTGCGCCGGCCCGACTATGCGGAGATCTCCGCCCTGGTCGCGCGCATGGCGCGTCTGGGCGAGGGCACGGTGGAGCGCGAGGTGCACCTCCGGCGCGACGGCCAGGCCATCACGCTCCTGGCTTCGGCCACCGCGCTCAAGGGCCCGGACGGCGCGGACATGGGCATGGTGCTGGTGTTCGACGACCTCACCGAGCTCTTGAAAGCCCAGCGCCTGGCCGCCTGGCGCGAGGTCGCCCAGCGCATCGCGCACGAGATCAAGAACCCGCTCACCCCCATCCAGCTCTCGGCCCAGCGTCTCCGCCGCCGACTGGCGGGTGACCGCAGCGCCGACGAAAAACGGCTGCTCGACGAGGCCACCGGCACGATCATCCAGGAAGTGGACGGTCTTAAGCAGCTCGTGGACGAGTTCTCCCGCTTCGCGCGGATGCCCGCGCTGGCGCTCCGCTCGACCGACCTGGCGCGGCTGCTCGACGGTGTGTGCGTGCTCTACCGGGAGTCGCACCCCGCGCTGGGCATCAAGTCCGCGTTCTCGACGGAGCTGCCGCCGATCGAGGTGGACCCGAACCAGATCAAGCGCGCGGTGCTGAACCTCGTGGAGAACGCGGTGGAGGCGGTGGGGGTGACGGGGGAGGTGTTGGTGGAGACGGTCTGGCTGGCCGAGTCCCGGCGCGCCCGCATCATGGTCTCGGACACCGGGCCCGGGATCAGCCCGGAGGACAAGGAGCGGCTCTTCGTCCCCTACTTCTCCACCAAGGCCACCGGCATGGGGCTGGGCCTCGCCATCGTGCACCAGATCGTCACCGACCACGGCGGGAGCATCTGGGTGGAGGACAATCTTCCCCAGGGCAGCCGCTTCGTGATCGAGCTGCCCGCGGGCCGGCTCGCCGCCGCGGCGGCGCCGCTGCAGGTCTAG
- a CDS encoding DUF4390 domain-containing protein, whose translation MATPISRPRTSHLIFAVCALAGLVLVGSAPAEAEIRIGNLSVFFNDFDVTVQVVLLGAIPATLHESLHSGVPTHVRYHVELWQYSRFWVERMVQTRMVERQLTYNVLTKEYRVASLAGEQREPFLTKNLREAQRVLSDLRLSKLAPGASLDGRELYYVRVRADVSLNGQNSWVARMTGDAAETPWIQSNLLTPSRSQ comes from the coding sequence GTGGCGACGCCGATTTCCCGCCCCCGGACCTCGCACCTCATCTTCGCGGTCTGCGCCCTGGCCGGCCTGGTTCTCGTCGGCTCGGCGCCCGCCGAGGCCGAGATCCGCATCGGCAACCTCTCCGTGTTCTTCAACGACTTCGACGTCACGGTCCAGGTCGTGCTGCTGGGCGCGATCCCGGCCACGCTGCACGAGAGCCTCCACTCCGGCGTGCCGACGCACGTGCGCTACCACGTGGAGCTCTGGCAATACAGCCGCTTCTGGGTCGAGCGCATGGTGCAAACGCGCATGGTGGAGCGGCAGCTCACGTACAACGTGCTCACCAAGGAGTACCGCGTTGCCTCGCTCGCCGGCGAGCAGCGCGAGCCCTTCCTCACGAAGAACCTTCGCGAGGCCCAGCGCGTGCTCTCGGACCTCCGGCTCTCGAAGCTCGCGCCGGGAGCCTCGCTCGACGGCCGCGAGCTCTACTACGTGCGCGTGCGCGCCGACGTCTCGCTCAACGGCCAGAACTCGTGGGTCGCCCGTATGACCGGCGACGCCGCCGAGACGCCCTGGATCCAGTCCAACCTCCTGACGCCGAGCCGCAGCCAGTGA
- the lpxC gene encoding UDP-3-O-acyl-N-acetylglucosamine deacetylase → MDHQTTVRRSVTIEGLGLHSGETARLTVTPAGSDTGILFRAPDGTLIPANTDHVVDGHFATTVGAFGVRVRTIEHLMAAAAGLGLDNLLVDVSGDELPGLDGSAKEFMDLLERAGQVPLPALRRPIRIGTPISIEDGSRWLRMFPCDTFRVSYTLDHEHPAIGLQAVTVEITPKTFAEDVAPARTYGFLKDVGAMRQRGLARGGSLDNTIVVGKRTILNESLRFPDEFVRHKILDLVGDLFLLGRPILGHVVARNAGHAMNHQLVAAIRKAAAPERRRYRSARVEDLVAEAAYPSAPGVAAL, encoded by the coding sequence ATGGACCATCAGACGACCGTTCGACGCTCGGTCACGATCGAGGGTCTCGGTCTCCATTCCGGCGAGACGGCCCGCCTGACGGTGACCCCCGCCGGCAGTGACACTGGCATTCTCTTCCGGGCCCCCGACGGCACCCTGATCCCCGCCAACACGGACCACGTGGTGGACGGTCACTTCGCCACCACCGTTGGCGCCTTTGGCGTGCGGGTCCGGACGATCGAGCACCTCATGGCCGCCGCGGCCGGACTGGGTCTCGACAATCTCCTCGTGGACGTGTCCGGCGACGAGCTGCCCGGGCTGGACGGCAGCGCCAAGGAGTTCATGGACCTCCTCGAGCGCGCGGGTCAGGTGCCCCTTCCCGCCCTCCGGCGCCCCATCCGCATCGGGACGCCAATCTCGATCGAGGACGGCTCACGGTGGCTGCGCATGTTCCCCTGCGACACGTTCCGGGTGAGCTATACCCTCGACCACGAGCACCCCGCGATCGGGCTCCAGGCGGTGACGGTCGAGATCACCCCGAAGACGTTCGCCGAGGACGTGGCGCCCGCTCGCACCTATGGATTCCTGAAAGACGTCGGCGCCATGCGGCAGCGCGGGCTCGCCCGCGGCGGCTCGCTGGACAATACCATCGTGGTGGGCAAGAGAACGATCCTCAACGAAAGCCTGCGGTTCCCGGACGAGTTCGTGCGCCACAAGATCCTCGACCTGGTCGGTGACCTCTTCCTGCTCGGCCGGCCTATCCTCGGCCACGTGGTCGCGCGGAACGCCGGGCACGCCATGAACCACCAGCTCGTGGCGGCGATCCGGAAGGCCGCTGCTCCCGAGCGGCGGCGGTACCGCAGCGCGCGGGTCGAGGACCTGGTCGCCGAGGCCGCCTACCCGTCCGCTCCGGGCGTCGCGGCGCTCTAG